One Streptomyces sp. NBC_00554 DNA segment encodes these proteins:
- a CDS encoding PAC2 family protein, giving the protein MIELEGVPELIDPVMVAAFEGWNDAGDAASTAVAHLDKEWKGEVFAALDAEDYYDFQVNRPTVWLDGGVRKITWPTTRLSVVRVGGEKPRDLVLVRGIEPSMRWRSFCNELLGFAHELGVELVVILGALLGDTPHTRPVPVSGVTSDADLARTMDLEETKYEGPTGIVGILQEACTHAGVPAVSLWAAVPHYVSQPPNPKATLALLNRLEDLIDLRIPLGELPEDARAWQLGVDQLAAEDSEVAEYVQSLEEARDTAELPEASGEAIAREFERYLRRRDGGGPTSQAGGHATESGESASFLRDGPAGRTRPPKPQLPEADAESGTDQGTGSDDKVGPDDKGPDDTSEDS; this is encoded by the coding sequence GTGATTGAGCTCGAGGGGGTTCCCGAGCTGATCGACCCGGTCATGGTGGCCGCGTTCGAAGGCTGGAACGACGCCGGCGACGCCGCCTCCACCGCGGTCGCGCATCTGGACAAGGAATGGAAGGGCGAGGTGTTCGCGGCGCTGGACGCCGAGGACTACTACGACTTCCAGGTGAACCGCCCCACCGTGTGGCTGGACGGCGGTGTCCGGAAGATCACATGGCCGACGACAAGGTTGTCGGTGGTCCGGGTCGGCGGCGAGAAGCCGCGTGACCTGGTGCTGGTCCGGGGCATCGAGCCGTCGATGCGATGGCGTTCGTTCTGCAACGAGCTGCTCGGCTTCGCGCACGAGCTGGGCGTGGAGCTGGTGGTGATCCTGGGCGCCCTGCTCGGTGACACCCCGCACACGCGTCCGGTGCCGGTCAGCGGAGTGACGTCCGATGCGGACCTGGCCCGCACCATGGACCTGGAGGAGACCAAGTACGAGGGCCCCACGGGCATCGTCGGCATCCTCCAGGAGGCGTGCACCCACGCGGGCGTACCGGCCGTGTCGCTGTGGGCGGCCGTACCGCACTACGTGTCGCAGCCGCCGAACCCGAAGGCGACGCTGGCCCTCCTCAACCGCCTGGAGGACCTGATCGACCTGCGTATCCCGCTGGGCGAGCTGCCCGAGGACGCGCGGGCCTGGCAGCTGGGCGTCGACCAGCTGGCCGCCGAGGACAGCGAGGTCGCCGAGTACGTGCAGTCGCTGGAGGAGGCCCGGGACACCGCCGAGCTGCCGGAGGCGTCGGGCGAGGCGATCGCCCGTGAGTTCGAGCGGTATCTGCGCAGACGGGACGGCGGCGGTCCGACCTCGCAGGCCGGGGGCCACGCCACCGAGAGCGGCGAGTCCGCGTCGTTCCTCCGGGACGGCCCCGCCGGCCGCACACGGCCACCGAAGCCGCAGCTGCCCGAGGCGGACGCGGAGTCCGGGACGGACCAGGGCACCGGCTCGGACGACAAGGTCGGGCCGGACGACAAGGGTCCCGACGACACCTCCGAGGATTCCTAG
- a CDS encoding ABC transporter permease, protein MFFDSDLVMSALRALTPILLAALGGAICERAGVFNIGLEGMMLMGCFTAVTTSWFTGSPWLGVLAAALAAAAYSLILAVGTVTLRGDAVVLGIAMNLLAVGLTSFLLRTVFGVQGTFDDPSLAGLPLVGGFSPLAYVAWASVGVAALMLSRHVWGLRLRGVGEAPEAAATLGVSPAKYQYAAVLVSGVLCGLAGAQLALGNVTLFSENMTAGRGWIAVVAVMLGRALPLGVLLAALLFGLAEAAGFRLQGLGLPQQATDAAPYVVTLGALFLTTARRRRRTRPAGAVS, encoded by the coding sequence ATGTTCTTCGACTCCGATCTCGTCATGTCCGCGCTGCGCGCGCTCACTCCCATCCTGCTGGCCGCGCTCGGCGGCGCGATCTGCGAACGCGCGGGCGTCTTCAACATCGGCCTCGAAGGCATGATGCTGATGGGCTGCTTCACCGCGGTGACCACGAGCTGGTTCACCGGCAGCCCCTGGCTGGGCGTTCTGGCGGCCGCGCTCGCCGCCGCCGCGTACTCGCTGATCCTCGCCGTCGGCACGGTGACCCTGCGCGGCGACGCGGTGGTCCTGGGGATCGCCATGAACCTCCTCGCCGTCGGCCTGACCAGTTTCCTGCTGCGCACGGTCTTTGGCGTGCAGGGCACTTTTGACGATCCGTCACTGGCCGGTCTGCCGTTGGTCGGTGGCTTCTCACCGCTCGCCTATGTGGCGTGGGCCTCGGTCGGCGTCGCCGCTCTGATGCTCTCCCGGCATGTGTGGGGCCTCAGGCTGCGCGGGGTCGGCGAGGCCCCCGAGGCGGCGGCCACGCTCGGGGTGAGCCCGGCGAAGTACCAGTACGCGGCGGTGCTCGTCTCGGGAGTGCTGTGCGGCCTTGCCGGAGCCCAACTCGCCCTCGGCAACGTCACGTTGTTCTCCGAGAACATGACGGCGGGGCGCGGCTGGATCGCGGTCGTCGCGGTGATGCTCGGGCGCGCGCTGCCCCTCGGTGTGCTGCTCGCCGCGCTGCTCTTCGGTCTCGCGGAGGCCGCAGGCTTCCGCCTTCAGGGCCTCGGCCTGCCGCAGCAGGCGACCGACGCCGCGCCGTACGTCGTCACACTCGGCGCCCTCTTCCTCACGACGGCCCGCCGCCGTCGCCGTACCCGCCCCGCTGGAGCCGTCTCATGA
- a CDS encoding S8 family peptidase yields MTDQVQPAQGPGTSGPGPDGAGFTYRGAEQELIVVARPEARLRARTEGVRSAVGADVSALNMFLSDEQLSLEPLFGSEERLQQSAATATESGPDLALFYRVRGVESRARELRSRIAALPEIDTAYVKPGAVPASVGSVGQSADNSQRVKEGAPVTPDFTSRQGYLRPAPEGIDAYWAWQRPGGTGQGVTVIDVEGAWQLGHQDLAGKLAGVVVGTPLTDLAWRNHGTAVIGVIGGDRNEHGITGIVPDTVTAAASFQGIGTAAAIHATADRLSPGDIILIELHAPGPRFDFEERDDQQGYIPVEWWPDTFAAVRYATAKGVLVVAAAGNGAESLDDGVYERRPAEFPEWWRNPFNPSNQSSGAVLVGAGAPPPGTHGRDHGPDRSRLAFSNYGARVDAQGWGREVTTTGGSWDRPGDLQGGAEEIGWYTDTFSGTSSASPVVVGALAALQGMLKAAGQVPMSPERARAVLRATGTPQQDAPARPASQRIGNRPDIKAAVTHLLPDAVGSGLAERYWDELLPYPRELPPRLRLFVAGDWRNLNNPSPEIRQAVHSAFAGGRPDVRVWFSDDEIVGLVVTG; encoded by the coding sequence ATGACCGACCAGGTACAGCCGGCGCAGGGCCCGGGAACGTCCGGGCCGGGGCCCGACGGAGCGGGATTCACCTACCGAGGAGCCGAGCAGGAGCTGATCGTCGTCGCACGTCCCGAGGCCAGGCTCCGCGCCAGGACCGAGGGCGTCCGTTCGGCGGTGGGCGCCGATGTGTCGGCCCTCAACATGTTCCTCAGCGACGAACAGCTCTCCCTGGAGCCGCTGTTCGGCAGCGAGGAACGTCTGCAGCAGTCCGCGGCGACGGCCACCGAGAGCGGCCCCGACCTCGCGCTCTTCTACCGGGTACGCGGCGTCGAGAGCCGCGCCCGGGAACTGCGCTCACGGATCGCCGCACTGCCCGAGATCGACACGGCGTACGTGAAGCCGGGCGCCGTACCGGCCTCCGTGGGGTCGGTGGGACAGAGTGCGGACAACAGCCAGCGAGTGAAGGAAGGGGCGCCCGTCACCCCGGACTTCACCAGCCGCCAGGGGTATCTGCGCCCGGCGCCCGAGGGGATCGACGCGTACTGGGCCTGGCAGCGGCCGGGCGGTACGGGCCAGGGCGTGACGGTGATCGACGTGGAGGGCGCCTGGCAGCTCGGCCACCAGGACCTGGCCGGGAAGCTCGCGGGCGTCGTCGTCGGCACCCCGCTGACCGACCTCGCCTGGCGCAACCACGGCACCGCCGTCATCGGAGTGATCGGCGGCGACCGCAACGAGCACGGGATCACCGGCATCGTGCCGGACACCGTGACCGCGGCCGCGTCCTTCCAGGGCATCGGCACGGCGGCCGCGATCCACGCGACGGCCGACCGGCTGAGCCCCGGCGACATCATCCTGATCGAACTGCACGCTCCGGGCCCGCGGTTCGACTTCGAGGAGCGCGACGACCAGCAGGGCTACATACCGGTCGAGTGGTGGCCGGACACCTTCGCGGCCGTCCGGTACGCGACCGCCAAGGGCGTGCTCGTCGTGGCGGCCGCGGGCAACGGCGCCGAGTCGCTCGACGACGGGGTGTACGAGCGCCGCCCCGCCGAGTTCCCCGAGTGGTGGCGCAACCCGTTCAACCCCTCCAACCAGTCCTCCGGCGCGGTCCTGGTCGGCGCGGGCGCACCGCCGCCCGGCACCCACGGCCGCGACCACGGCCCGGACCGCTCGCGGCTCGCGTTCTCCAACTACGGGGCCCGCGTGGACGCGCAGGGCTGGGGCCGCGAGGTCACGACCACCGGCGGCTCCTGGGACCGGCCCGGCGACCTGCAGGGCGGTGCCGAGGAGATCGGCTGGTACACGGACACGTTCTCCGGGACCTCCTCCGCCTCTCCGGTGGTGGTCGGCGCCCTGGCCGCGCTGCAAGGCATGCTCAAAGCGGCCGGGCAGGTACCGATGTCCCCCGAGCGTGCCCGCGCGGTGCTGCGGGCCACGGGCACCCCGCAGCAGGACGCGCCGGCCCGGCCCGCCTCCCAGCGGATCGGCAACCGGCCGGACATCAAGGCGGCGGTGACCCATCTGCTGCCGGACGCGGTCGGCTCGGGCCTGGCCGAACGGTACTGGGACGAGCTGCTGCCGTACCCGCGTGAACTCCCGCCGAGGCTCCGGCTGTTCGTGGCCGGCGACTGGCGCAACCTCAACAACCCGTCCCCCGAGATCCGCCAGGCGGTGCACTCCGCCTTCGCGGGAGGACGGCCCGACGTACGTGTCTGGTTCTCGGACGACGAGATCGTCGGCCTGGTGGTCACGGGCTGA
- the mshC gene encoding cysteine--1-D-myo-inosityl 2-amino-2-deoxy-alpha-D-glucopyranoside ligase, producing the protein MYAWPASDVPALPGEGRDLRIHDTATGGLVSLDPGPVARIYVCGITPYDATHLGHAATYNAFDLVQRVWLDTKRQVHYVQNVTDVDDPLLVRAERDGIDWVALAEKETALFREDMTALRMLPPKHYIGAVEAIPGIVPLVERLRDAGAAYELEGDVYFSVESDPNFGKVSNLDAAAMRLLSAERGGDPDRPGKKDPLDPMLWMAAREGEPSWDGGSLGQGRPGWHIECVAIALDHLGMGFDVQGGGSDLAFPHHEMGASHAQVLTGEFPMAKAYVHAGMVALHGEKMSKSKGNLVFVSTLRRDGVDPAAIRLALLAHHYRADWEWTDSVLEEAVARLENWRSAVSRPDGPSADALVEEIREALANDLDAPSALAAVDRWAALQHERGGTDEGAPGVVSRSVDALLGVAL; encoded by the coding sequence ATGTATGCCTGGCCCGCTTCTGATGTCCCCGCCCTGCCTGGTGAGGGCCGCGACCTCCGGATTCACGACACCGCGACCGGTGGGCTCGTCAGTCTTGACCCCGGTCCCGTCGCCCGTATCTACGTATGCGGCATCACGCCGTACGACGCGACCCATCTGGGGCACGCGGCGACCTACAACGCGTTCGACCTCGTTCAGCGCGTGTGGCTCGACACCAAGCGGCAGGTTCACTACGTCCAGAACGTGACCGATGTCGACGACCCGCTGCTGGTGCGCGCGGAGCGGGACGGCATCGACTGGGTGGCGCTCGCCGAGAAGGAGACCGCCCTCTTCCGCGAGGACATGACCGCCCTGCGGATGCTGCCCCCGAAGCACTACATCGGCGCCGTCGAGGCGATACCGGGGATCGTCCCGCTCGTCGAGCGGCTGCGGGACGCGGGAGCGGCGTACGAGCTCGAAGGGGATGTCTACTTCTCCGTCGAGTCGGATCCGAACTTCGGCAAGGTGTCCAACCTGGACGCCGCCGCGATGCGCCTGCTGTCCGCCGAGCGCGGTGGCGACCCGGACCGTCCGGGCAAGAAGGACCCGCTCGACCCGATGCTCTGGATGGCCGCGCGCGAGGGTGAGCCCAGCTGGGACGGTGGCTCGCTCGGGCAGGGCCGTCCCGGATGGCACATCGAGTGTGTCGCCATCGCCCTCGACCACCTGGGGATGGGCTTCGACGTCCAGGGCGGCGGCTCCGACCTCGCCTTCCCGCACCACGAGATGGGCGCCTCGCACGCCCAGGTGCTGACCGGCGAGTTCCCGATGGCCAAGGCGTACGTCCACGCCGGCATGGTCGCGCTGCACGGCGAGAAGATGTCGAAGTCCAAGGGCAATCTCGTCTTCGTGTCCACGCTCCGGCGCGACGGCGTCGACCCCGCCGCGATACGGCTCGCCCTGCTGGCGCACCACTACCGGGCCGACTGGGAGTGGACGGACTCGGTTCTCGAAGAGGCCGTCGCGCGGTTGGAGAACTGGCGGTCCGCCGTTTCACGCCCTGACGGGCCGTCCGCCGACGCGCTCGTCGAGGAGATCCGCGAGGCCCTCGCCAACGACCTGGACGCGCCGTCCGCGCTCGCCGCGGTCGACCGCTGGGCCGCTCTCCAGCACGAGCGGGGCGGTACGGACGAGGGCGCCCCCGGCGTCGTATCGCGCTCCGTGGACGCCCTGTTGGGCGTGGCCCTGTAG
- a CDS encoding FadR/GntR family transcriptional regulator: protein MAVTDEAIEKIKGMIVSGSLRPGDRLPKESELAAELGLSRNSLREAVRALSLIRILDVRQGDGTYVTSLDPQLLLEALSFVVDFHRDDTVLEFLAVRRILEPAATAMAASRISEQQLDALSAQLDLLGDEPSVEELVAADLEFHRGIVQSSGNSVLCSLLDGLSGPTTRARIWRGLTQEDAVSRTLHEHRAILTALRDRDAEAARSWATVHIASVEQWLRSTL from the coding sequence ATGGCAGTCACAGACGAGGCGATCGAGAAGATCAAGGGAATGATCGTCTCCGGCTCGCTGCGCCCCGGCGACCGGCTTCCCAAGGAGAGCGAACTCGCCGCGGAACTCGGCCTGTCACGCAACTCCCTGCGCGAGGCGGTGCGCGCCCTGTCGCTCATCCGCATCCTGGACGTCCGGCAGGGCGACGGCACCTACGTGACCAGCCTGGACCCCCAACTCCTCCTGGAGGCACTGAGCTTCGTCGTCGACTTCCACCGCGACGACACGGTGCTCGAGTTCCTCGCGGTCCGCCGCATCCTGGAGCCGGCCGCCACGGCGATGGCGGCCTCACGCATCAGCGAACAGCAACTGGACGCACTGTCCGCCCAGTTGGACCTGCTCGGCGACGAGCCCTCGGTGGAAGAGCTCGTCGCCGCCGACCTGGAGTTCCACCGCGGCATCGTGCAGAGCTCCGGGAACTCGGTGCTCTGCTCCCTCCTCGACGGCCTCTCCGGGCCCACGACCAGGGCCCGGATCTGGCGCGGTCTGACCCAGGAGGACGCGGTCAGCCGCACCCTGCACGAGCACCGCGCGATCCTCACGGCCCTGCGCGACCGCGACGCGGAGGCGGCCCGCTCCTGGGCGACGGTGCACATCGCGAGCGTCGAACAGTGGCTGCGCTCGACCCTGTGA
- a CDS encoding purine-nucleoside phosphorylase, protein MTLDLLPITRIPRTGLPPQALVVGDPARAAAVAALLDGAEEVSYHREYRVFSGSWKGLPVTVASHGVGAPGAILLFQELADAGVTTFLRFGTAGAMRPGIGDGDLVIAEAAVRDDGVTQQLLPPEYPAVSSPEAVLALQRAARAAGAPHHRGLVWTRAAFQPGLIPLTAYDNAGLAAIEMELSALLVTASLRGLVAGGVLVVDGANADELVDEENTGGYNPHRDVVAEGVERGALVSLEALRLLAEERGESKA, encoded by the coding sequence ATGACCTTGGACCTGCTGCCCATCACCCGCATACCCCGCACGGGCCTTCCGCCGCAGGCCCTGGTCGTCGGCGACCCGGCGCGCGCCGCGGCCGTCGCCGCGCTGCTCGACGGCGCCGAGGAGGTCTCGTACCACCGCGAATACCGTGTGTTCAGCGGGAGTTGGAAGGGCCTGCCGGTCACCGTCGCCTCGCACGGGGTCGGCGCGCCCGGCGCGATCCTGCTCTTCCAGGAGCTGGCCGACGCGGGCGTCACGACCTTCCTGCGCTTCGGCACGGCAGGCGCGATGCGCCCCGGTATCGGTGACGGCGATCTCGTCATCGCGGAGGCCGCCGTACGCGACGACGGTGTCACCCAGCAGTTGCTGCCGCCCGAGTACCCGGCGGTGTCCTCCCCCGAGGCGGTGCTCGCGCTCCAGCGCGCGGCCCGCGCGGCCGGCGCCCCGCACCACCGGGGTCTCGTCTGGACCCGGGCGGCCTTCCAGCCGGGGCTGATCCCGCTCACCGCGTACGACAACGCGGGTCTCGCGGCGATCGAGATGGAGCTGTCCGCGCTGCTGGTCACCGCCTCGTTGCGTGGCCTCGTGGCGGGCGGCGTGCTCGTCGTCGACGGCGCGAACGCGGACGAGCTGGTCGACGAGGAGAACACCGGCGGCTACAACCCGCACCGCGATGTCGTGGCGGAGGGTGTGGAGCGGGGTGCCCTGGTGTCGCTGGAAGCGCTGCGGCTGCTGGCGGAGGAGCGCGGGGAGTCCAAGGCATGA
- a CDS encoding SCO1664 family protein produces the protein MSAPERIPPRSVTTAELLAKGELKVRGRIREASNAVLYCSVSYEGRDAFCVYKPVAGERPLWDFPDGTLAQREVAAYEVSEATGWGLVPTTVLRDGPHGEGMCQLWIEAVPEAELLALVDGEEPAEGWKAIGFAEVGEGRTALLVHADDARLRRLAVLDAVINNADRKGGHLLPGGEGRLYGIDHGVTFNAENKLRTLLWGWAGESLTAEAVSVLSALRDGLVPGGALATRLAELVTSVEVEATRGRVSAMLASGKHPEPSGEWPAIPWPPV, from the coding sequence ATGTCCGCGCCAGAACGGATACCGCCGCGGAGCGTGACCACGGCCGAGCTGCTCGCCAAGGGCGAGCTGAAGGTGCGCGGACGGATCCGCGAGGCCTCGAACGCGGTGCTGTACTGCTCCGTCTCGTACGAGGGCCGGGACGCGTTCTGCGTCTACAAGCCGGTCGCCGGGGAGCGGCCGCTGTGGGACTTTCCCGACGGCACGCTGGCGCAGCGCGAGGTCGCCGCGTACGAGGTGTCCGAGGCGACCGGGTGGGGGCTCGTGCCGACCACGGTGCTGCGGGACGGGCCGCACGGCGAGGGCATGTGCCAGCTCTGGATCGAGGCCGTCCCCGAAGCCGAGCTGCTGGCCTTGGTGGACGGTGAGGAGCCCGCGGAGGGCTGGAAGGCGATCGGCTTCGCCGAGGTCGGCGAGGGGAGGACGGCGCTGCTCGTGCACGCCGACGACGCTCGGCTGCGGAGGCTGGCCGTGCTCGATGCCGTGATCAACAACGCGGATCGCAAGGGTGGGCATCTGCTGCCTGGGGGTGAGGGGCGGCTGTACGGCATCGACCATGGGGTCACCTTCAATGCCGAGAACAAGCTGCGGACGTTGTTGTGGGGGTGGGCGGGGGAGTCGCTGACCGCGGAGGCGGTTTCGGTGCTTTCCGCTCTGCGGGACGGGCTGGTGCCCGGTGGGGCGCTCGCCACCCGGCTGGCCGAACTTGTCACTTCCGTCGAGGTGGAGGCCACGCGGGGGCGTGTCTCGGCGATGCTGGCCTCGGGGAAGCATCCGGAGCCCAGTGGGGAGTGGCCCGCGATTCCCTGGCCGCCTGTCTGA
- a CDS encoding ABC transporter permease, with amino-acid sequence MTRITGALRSPVTFSVLAGVVIGALFLVGTGADPISAYGAVISGSLGSDGIGSTLSTTTSVLGMALALAIPLRAGLINLGGDGQLVLGGIAAAVTGLYSPLPAPLTVVLALLAGMAAGAGYAALAALCENHLGVPLLVSSLLLSYPASSLASYLVRYPLKEPGSSLPQTRQLPQGVALPAFGDSTVTVGLLLIVAAAAAYWFADSRTAVGYEIRMTGLNSRFAAYAGVERKGLTLKLMAVSGALAGLVGAIGVLSFPYRFLDGALTAPGYTWTGLTAALLAAAGPLGTVLASFFFAVLEVGGLSMERTTEVPRELTQVLQAIVIVFLAARLSFPDKWLRRSGRSERLRQKEAV; translated from the coding sequence ATGACCCGAATAACAGGGGCCCTGCGCTCCCCCGTCACCTTCTCCGTCCTCGCCGGAGTCGTCATCGGCGCACTGTTCCTGGTGGGCACGGGCGCCGATCCGATCTCCGCGTACGGCGCCGTGATCAGCGGTTCCCTCGGCTCCGACGGCATCGGCTCGACGCTGTCCACCACCACCAGCGTGCTCGGCATGGCGCTCGCGCTGGCGATCCCGCTGCGCGCCGGGCTCATCAACCTCGGCGGCGACGGGCAGTTGGTGCTCGGCGGCATCGCGGCGGCGGTCACCGGCCTCTACTCGCCGCTGCCCGCACCCCTCACCGTCGTCCTCGCGCTCCTCGCGGGCATGGCGGCGGGCGCCGGATACGCGGCCCTGGCAGCGCTCTGCGAGAACCACCTGGGCGTACCGCTGTTGGTGAGCAGCCTGCTGCTCAGCTATCCGGCGTCGTCGCTCGCCTCGTACCTGGTGCGCTATCCGCTCAAGGAGCCCGGCTCCAGCCTTCCCCAGACGCGTCAACTGCCCCAAGGGGTGGCCCTGCCCGCCTTCGGCGACTCCACGGTGACCGTCGGCCTGCTGCTGATCGTGGCCGCCGCGGCCGCGTACTGGTTCGCGGACTCCCGTACGGCGGTCGGCTACGAGATCCGGATGACCGGCCTCAACTCCCGCTTCGCCGCGTACGCGGGCGTCGAGCGCAAGGGGCTGACGCTCAAGCTGATGGCGGTGTCGGGCGCGCTCGCCGGACTCGTCGGCGCGATCGGGGTGTTGAGCTTCCCCTACCGCTTCCTCGACGGCGCGCTCACGGCTCCCGGGTACACCTGGACGGGTCTGACGGCCGCGCTGCTCGCGGCGGCGGGCCCGCTGGGCACGGTCCTCGCCTCGTTCTTCTTCGCCGTGCTCGAGGTCGGCGGGCTCTCCATGGAACGCACGACCGAGGTGCCGCGCGAGTTGACGCAGGTGCTGCAGGCCATCGTCATCGTGTTCCTGGCGGCCCGGCTGAGCTTCCCGGACAAGTGGCTGCGCCGATCCGGGCGATCCGAACGGCTTCGACAGAAGGAGGCCGTCTGA
- a CDS encoding amidohydrolase, which yields MSERADLLVEGGDVLTVDEAGTFVRSGTVAVRDGEILAVGPAEELRTRYAASDTLDASGCLVLPGLVNTHTHLAMTLLRGRADDVTLQGFLERVLRWEAELLSPKNVAAAVRVAIAESVRAGVTSALDMYWFHEAAEQAAREAGWRLHTGPTFMDVPEPADGIAYEDRLEWARRDLTARATARPGLRPVLFAHSTYTLSPEQLVEIAALAREFGALLHIHAAENATEVATVEVAHGKRPVELLDSLGLLGPDLLLAHAVDLTGPEIAALARTGTSVAHCPVSNLKLGCGIAPVPRLLSAGVTVGLGTDGAVSSNTLDVLGAVRQAALVHKAGGDPTAVGAEQAVRMATIEGARALGLGDHLGSLEAGKRADLIVLGLDAPHLRPLHDPWSTLAYAAHSADVRDTVVDGRILMRDRALTTLDEPSALADLEALA from the coding sequence ATGAGCGAGCGCGCTGATCTGCTGGTCGAGGGCGGGGACGTCCTGACCGTCGACGAGGCCGGGACCTTCGTGCGCTCCGGCACGGTCGCCGTCCGCGACGGCGAGATCCTGGCCGTCGGTCCCGCCGAGGAACTCCGCACGCGGTACGCGGCCAGCGACACCCTCGACGCGAGCGGCTGTCTCGTCCTCCCCGGCCTTGTCAACACCCACACCCACCTGGCGATGACGCTGCTGCGCGGCCGCGCGGACGACGTCACGCTCCAGGGTTTCCTGGAGCGGGTGCTGCGCTGGGAAGCCGAGTTGCTGTCCCCGAAGAACGTCGCGGCGGCGGTACGGGTCGCGATCGCCGAGAGCGTACGGGCGGGGGTGACCTCCGCGCTCGACATGTACTGGTTCCACGAGGCGGCCGAACAGGCCGCGCGCGAGGCGGGCTGGCGGCTGCACACCGGGCCGACCTTCATGGACGTACCGGAGCCCGCGGACGGCATCGCGTACGAGGACCGGCTGGAGTGGGCGCGCCGCGATCTGACCGCCCGTGCGACAGCGCGGCCCGGCCTCCGGCCCGTCCTCTTCGCGCACTCGACCTACACCCTCTCGCCCGAGCAGCTCGTCGAAATCGCCGCGCTGGCAAGGGAGTTCGGCGCACTGCTGCACATCCACGCGGCGGAGAACGCGACCGAGGTCGCCACCGTCGAGGTCGCCCACGGCAAGCGTCCGGTGGAACTGCTCGACTCGCTCGGGCTGCTCGGCCCCGACCTGCTGCTCGCGCACGCCGTGGATCTGACGGGTCCCGAGATCGCGGCCCTCGCCCGCACCGGCACGTCGGTCGCGCACTGCCCGGTCTCCAACCTCAAGCTCGGTTGCGGTATCGCGCCGGTTCCGAGGCTGCTCAGCGCGGGCGTGACCGTCGGGCTCGGCACGGACGGCGCCGTCAGCTCCAACACCCTGGACGTGCTGGGGGCCGTCAGGCAGGCGGCCCTCGTCCACAAGGCGGGCGGCGATCCCACCGCGGTCGGCGCCGAACAGGCGGTCCGCATGGCCACCATCGAGGGCGCCCGCGCGCTGGGGCTCGGCGACCACCTGGGCTCCCTGGAGGCGGGCAAGCGCGCCGACCTGATCGTGCTCGGCCTCGACGCGCCCCATCTGAGGCCGCTGCACGATCCGTGGTCCACGCTCGCGTACGCCGCACACTCGGCGGACGTACGGGACACGGTCGTCGACGGCAGGATCCTGATGCGGGACCGCGCCCTCACGACCCTCGACGAGCCCTCCGCGCTGGCCGACCTGGAGGCCCTCGCCTGA